DNA from Aggregatimonas sangjinii:
CAGGGCAATAGGGAGTATTGTTTTAAGTGTTTTTTTTAAGGTATGGTTCAAATCAATTCAATAGGTTGTTTTCTTCATTTGGGAATACCAACGAGGGCTTGAATTGCTTTGCTTCTTCGATATCCATTCGGGCATAGGTAATCAGAATCAATACATCGCCTACGGCTACTTTTCTCGAAGCGGCACCGTTCAAAGTGATTTCACCGCTTTTTCGAGGCCCGGGAATGGCATAGGTCTCTAAACGCTCACCATTATTGTTGTTTACGATCTGCACTTTCTCGCCCTGTATGATGTTGGCGGCATCCATCAGATCTTCATCGATGGTAATGCTGCCGATATAGTCGAGGTCGGCACCAGTAACCTTTACACGGTGTATTTTAGATTTTACAACTTCAATTTGCATGACACAAAGGTAATTATACCAAATTAGTTTAAGGCGATGTTATCTATAAGGCGAACATCTTCAGCATAAACGGCTACAAAGGCCCTATATTTTCTGTTCTGTTGTTTTTTTAGAATCGGCGTCAAGGTTTCCGAATCGGCAATCTCGATATACTCCAATTCCAGCAAAGGGTGCGCTTTAAATTGTTCGCTAACCCATTGCATAATTTCTTTTGCACTTTTCGTGCCAAACTTTTTCTTGGCAGTTACCAGGGTTTTGTAAATAAAGGAAGCCTCTTTCCGCAACGTTTTCGAGAGGCGCTCATTTCGGGAGCTCAAAGCCAATCCGCTTGATTCCCTGACAATTGGGCAGCCTACAATGGTCACCGGTAGTTGTTGCGAGGCTACTAAATTTTTAACGATTTGCAGCTGCTGAAAGTCTTTCTCACCAAAGTAGGCCTTGTCGGGCGCCACCATACGTAATAATGTTTCTACAATAGTGCCAACCCCGTTGAAGTGATCGCTGCGAAAGGCACCTTCCATTACGCGGTCAAGGCCTTCGAAATCATATGTTTTAGCGGCCACTTTATTGCTGTAGATTTCGGCTACCGTGGGGGCGAAGATCATGATATCTTTCGAAATCTCCTTTAAGAGCTCCATATCGGGCTCCAAGGTTTGAGGATAATTGTTTAGATCGTTTTCGTTATCGAACTGGGTGGGATTCACGAAAATACTTACGACCACGAAGTCATTTTCCCGAAATGCCCTTTCGACCAAAGCCGCATGACCTCGATGCAGGGCTCCCATGGTGGGTACCAATCCGAGCCGGGCTTTTTGATCTAAAGAAGATAAGTGTGATTTTAATGCGGCGGCGGTCTTGAATAGTAACATGCATTTCATTTAAAAGCGAGCAAACTTACTATAAATACGGCTAATCTACATAATTTTCGTAGTTTTGCATTTTGCTTTTGGGCAAATTTCAAAATACATTTTTTATGAATGGTAAAAAGATATTGTTCGTATCTTCAGAATTAGTTCCCTACCTACCTGAGAATGAGGTTTCACTCATGTCTTACGAGACCCCTAAGATGGTCAACGGCAATGGAGGTCAGATACGTATTTTTATGCCGAGGTACGGCAATATTAATGAAAGACGACACCAGCTACATGAGGTCATTCGCCTATCGGGGATGAATTTGGTCATCAATGATATGGATATGCCTTTGATCATCAAAGTAGCATCGATTCCCAAAGAGCGCATTCAAGTATATTTTATAGATAACGACGAATATTTTAAGAGGAAAGGTACCTTTCTCGATAAGGAAGGAAATCTTTTTCCCGATAATGACCAACGGGCAATATTCTTTGCAAAAGGTGTCGTAGAAACGGTGAAAAAACTGAATTGGAATCCAGACATCATACATGTACATGGTTGGTTGGCATCGCTTTTGCCGCTTTATTTAAGAAAGCTGTATGCCGATGAGCCTTTATTCGCCGACAGCAAGATCGTGACTTCGGTCTACAAGAAATCGTTCGAGGGAGAACTGGATCAAGATATGGTCAAAAAAATAGCTTTTGACGGTATTTCGCAGGAGAGCATAAGTCAACTTGCCGAGCCCAACTATAATAATTTGTTAAAGGTAGCAGTAGATTATTCTGATGCGATTATTTTAGCATCGGAAGAAATTCCAGAAGATTTACAAAACCATATTTCCAACCTTGAAAAACCGGTGTTGCCGTACGTTTCTTTACAAGAGTTCGAAGAGGCCTACGCGAATTTTTATAACACGGAAGTTTTAAAATAGCCCGAATGATTTTTTTGAATAGATTGAAGTGGCCGACCCTGGCGGGTTTAATGGTCTTGATATCCCTTGTCGCTTGCGAGAATGATCCGACGACCATCGGTGCGGGAATCATCGGAAATGAGCCATTTACTACGGCTAGAGCCGAATTTGATGTTTTCGCCTTCAACAAAAAGATAGAGGCTGTTCAAACAAACAGATTGCCGCTGTATCAATTGGGCATATACAACGATCCCCTTTATGGGCAGACCGAAGCTAGAATTACAAGCCAGTTGCGTTTGTCTAGCTTCAACCCCACTTTCGGCAGTTTTAGTCAAACGGTCGAAGATAATTTAGATGGGAGTACGCCTACACAGGCGCTGGGTGATGAGGGTGAAAACGAGACGGTAACCGAAGTAATACTTTACATCCCTTATTTGACGCAGAGCGATGCCCAAAGGGATAGCGATGGCGATGGTGTCGATGATGTATTTGATACTGCCCCGGATGACCCTACGAATGACAGCGACGGAGATGGCGTAGGAAATAGTCGAGAAACGGCAAACGGTACCGACCCTTTGGATGCTTCATCTTTTGAGGTAACCGCTACCATGCCCGCGAATACCTTTCCGCAACAGTTCGATTTGGACAGTATTTATGGCAACCGGGACAATAATTTTACATTAAAGGTAGAACGTTCAACCTACTTTTTGAGGGATTTAGATCCAAATACGAGTTTCCAAGAATCACAGGAATACTTTTCCACGCAGCGATTTTCACCCTCATTTGTCTCCGACGTTCTTTTTGAAGGCGAGGTAGCGATAAGCGATGAAGAAATGTTGGTCTTCGAAGAAGAAGATCCGGACACCGAAGAATTGGAATCACTTCAAGTGGCAACTAGAATAGCCCCAGGCATAAGGGTAGCATTGGATACTGATTTTTTTCAAGAAAATTTTATTGATAAAGAGGGAAGTTCCGAGCTATTGAGTCAAGGGAATTTTACTGAATTTTTAAGAGGAATACACTTATCGGTAAATGCGGATACAGGCGAGGAGATGCTCCTTTTATTAAATCTGCAGCAGGCGAACATAACCGTAACCTATACATACAATAGGGTAGATACCAATGATACTCCTACTGATGTGAGCGATGATGAAATCATTATGGATGAGGGATCCTACGTCTTGAATTTAGTGCAAGGCCAAGGAGGCAATGCGGTAAATACTTTTATCAATGAAGCTTTTCCTCCACAGGTTCAAAATCAATTGGACAATACCGAGAATGCCTCCCGAATTTATTTAAAAGGCGGGGCTGGCTCCTATGCTGAAATACGACTATTCGATAATGACGACGACGGTTTCTCAGAGGCAATCAATCAGATAAAAGCGAACAATTGGATTGTTAACGAGGCAAATCTTGTGTTTTACGTAGATCGTACTACCCTTGATAACGCGGGTGCGGCACCTACGGGCGATGACCAACCTTCTCGAGAGCCTGAAAGACTCTATTTATATAATACTGAGACCGGTTTTCCGTTAATTAATTTTGCTACCGAGCAGAGTGTCGAAGAAAGCTTGTTCGGCACCTTTTTAAATTATGATGGTATTGTTCAGCGTAATGCGGAAGGTAAATCCGAACGGTATAGCATAAAAATCACCGATCACATCAATAACCTTGTGGTGAGGGATTCCGCTAACGTTACCCTAGGGCTTACGATGACTGGCGATGCAGGTTTTATAGGTATTGCAAATGCAATGGTCGCAGAAGGTTTGGAAAAACAGCTACCTATAATTTCAACGCTTTCTCCTGCTGGAACCGTCCTTTTTGGTAGCGGTGAAGAAGTACCGGATGAAACCAAAAAATTAAAATTGGAAATTTTCTATACAGAAGCCAATTAGTATTCGTTGCTTTTTTCTGCTCCGAGGCGTTCTGAAAATTTCCGCCTAGAAATATTCCAATTTTGTTCTCCCAAGATGTACCAGTTGCAGGAATTATACGTTCTATAACCAAGAGAGTATACGATATCGATTCGTTTCATATATTTTTGCATCGAATTTAACCTCAATAAATAGTATAGATTATGTGTGGAATAGTTGGTTATATAGGCCATAGAGACGCCTACCCCATCATCATAAAAGGACTGGAACGTTTAGAGTACCGCGGCTATGATAGCGCCGGGGTAGCCTTGTACGATGGTGCCAATATTAATCTTGCCAAGACCAAGGGTAAGGTCGAGGAGCTTAAAAAGAAGGCAAAGAAAACTATTTCCCTAAACGGTAGTTTAGGAATTGGGCATACAAGATGGGCGACCCACGGGGTGCCTAACGATGTCAATTCGCACCCGCACTACTCCAATTCAGGTAACCTGGTCATCATCCATAATGGAATTATCGAGAATTACGAATCCGTTAAAAAGGAATTGATCAAAAGGGGTTACACTTTTGAATCCGATACCGATACCGAAGTTTTGGTCAATTTGATAGAGGAGGTTCAGAAAACGGAAGGTGTAAAACTGGGCAAAGCCGTTCAAATTGCCCTGAACCAAGTAGTCGGGGCCTATGCCATCGCAGTTTTTGACAGAAAAAAACCAGATGAGATCGTCGTAGCGAAATTAGGTAGTCCATTGGCCATCGGAATTGGGGAGAATGAATTCTTTATCGCCTCCGATGCTTCCCCATTTATAGAATTTACCAACAATGCCGTGTATCTGGAGGATGAAGAAATGGCTATCGTACGTTTGGGTAAGGAAATCAAATTGAGAAAAATAAAGGATGATGCCATTGCCTATCCCAATATTTTGGAATTGCAATTGAATTTAGAGGAAATAGAGAAAGGTGGCTACGATCATTTTATGCTCAAGGAAATCTATGAGCAACCAAGGGCTATCCTCGACACTTATAGGGGTCGTTTACTCGCCGACCAAGGCATTATACGAATGGCGGGCATTGATCAGAACCTGGAAAAATTCGTCAATGCGAACCGTATCATTATCGTTGCCTGTGGTACCTCGTGGCATGCAGGCTTAGTGGCGGAGTATATTTTTGAAGACTTGGCTAGGATACCTGTGGAGGTGGAATACGCCTCTGAGTTTCGATATAGAAATCCGGTGATTACCGATAAGGACGTATTGGTCGCCATTTCGCAATCGGGCGAGACCGCCGATACCCTCGCGGCCATTAAGCTGGCCAAGGAGAAGGGCGCCTTCGTGTTCGGTGTTTGCAATGTGGTAGGTTCATCTATAGCCCGTGCAAGCGATGCCGGTGCATATACGCATGCCGGTCCTGAAATAGGTGTCGCGTCTACCAAGGCATTTACCACGCAAATAACGGTATTGACTTTGATCGCTTTAAAACTTGCCAAAGAGAAAGGGGAATTCTCCGAATCCAAATTCCATGAGTTCCTGACCGAGTTGGAGACCATTCCCGCGAAAGTGGAAAGGGCTTTGGAATCGAACCCTTTGATCGAGATTATTGCCGATGTCTATAAAGATTCTACCAATTGCCTG
Protein-coding regions in this window:
- the panD gene encoding aspartate 1-decarboxylase, which produces MQIEVVKSKIHRVKVTGADLDYIGSITIDEDLMDAANIIQGEKVQIVNNNNGERLETYAIPGPRKSGEITLNGAASRKVAVGDVLILITYARMDIEEAKQFKPSLVFPNEENNLLN
- the panC gene encoding pantoate--beta-alanine ligase; its protein translation is MLLFKTAAALKSHLSSLDQKARLGLVPTMGALHRGHAALVERAFRENDFVVVSIFVNPTQFDNENDLNNYPQTLEPDMELLKEISKDIMIFAPTVAEIYSNKVAAKTYDFEGLDRVMEGAFRSDHFNGVGTIVETLLRMVAPDKAYFGEKDFQQLQIVKNLVASQQLPVTIVGCPIVRESSGLALSSRNERLSKTLRKEASFIYKTLVTAKKKFGTKSAKEIMQWVSEQFKAHPLLELEYIEIADSETLTPILKKQQNRKYRAFVAVYAEDVRLIDNIALN
- a CDS encoding glycogen/starch synthase, with the translated sequence MNGKKILFVSSELVPYLPENEVSLMSYETPKMVNGNGGQIRIFMPRYGNINERRHQLHEVIRLSGMNLVINDMDMPLIIKVASIPKERIQVYFIDNDEYFKRKGTFLDKEGNLFPDNDQRAIFFAKGVVETVKKLNWNPDIIHVHGWLASLLPLYLRKLYADEPLFADSKIVTSVYKKSFEGELDQDMVKKIAFDGISQESISQLAEPNYNNLLKVAVDYSDAIILASEEIPEDLQNHISNLEKPVLPYVSLQEFEEAYANFYNTEVLK
- a CDS encoding DUF4270 family protein, with the translated sequence MIFLNRLKWPTLAGLMVLISLVACENDPTTIGAGIIGNEPFTTARAEFDVFAFNKKIEAVQTNRLPLYQLGIYNDPLYGQTEARITSQLRLSSFNPTFGSFSQTVEDNLDGSTPTQALGDEGENETVTEVILYIPYLTQSDAQRDSDGDGVDDVFDTAPDDPTNDSDGDGVGNSRETANGTDPLDASSFEVTATMPANTFPQQFDLDSIYGNRDNNFTLKVERSTYFLRDLDPNTSFQESQEYFSTQRFSPSFVSDVLFEGEVAISDEEMLVFEEEDPDTEELESLQVATRIAPGIRVALDTDFFQENFIDKEGSSELLSQGNFTEFLRGIHLSVNADTGEEMLLLLNLQQANITVTYTYNRVDTNDTPTDVSDDEIIMDEGSYVLNLVQGQGGNAVNTFINEAFPPQVQNQLDNTENASRIYLKGGAGSYAEIRLFDNDDDGFSEAINQIKANNWIVNEANLVFYVDRTTLDNAGAAPTGDDQPSREPERLYLYNTETGFPLINFATEQSVEESLFGTFLNYDGIVQRNAEGKSERYSIKITDHINNLVVRDSANVTLGLTMTGDAGFIGIANAMVAEGLEKQLPIISTLSPAGTVLFGSGEEVPDETKKLKLEIFYTEAN
- the glmS gene encoding glutamine--fructose-6-phosphate transaminase (isomerizing), which produces MCGIVGYIGHRDAYPIIIKGLERLEYRGYDSAGVALYDGANINLAKTKGKVEELKKKAKKTISLNGSLGIGHTRWATHGVPNDVNSHPHYSNSGNLVIIHNGIIENYESVKKELIKRGYTFESDTDTEVLVNLIEEVQKTEGVKLGKAVQIALNQVVGAYAIAVFDRKKPDEIVVAKLGSPLAIGIGENEFFIASDASPFIEFTNNAVYLEDEEMAIVRLGKEIKLRKIKDDAIAYPNILELQLNLEEIEKGGYDHFMLKEIYEQPRAILDTYRGRLLADQGIIRMAGIDQNLEKFVNANRIIIVACGTSWHAGLVAEYIFEDLARIPVEVEYASEFRYRNPVITDKDVLVAISQSGETADTLAAIKLAKEKGAFVFGVCNVVGSSIARASDAGAYTHAGPEIGVASTKAFTTQITVLTLIALKLAKEKGEFSESKFHEFLTELETIPAKVERALESNPLIEIIADVYKDSTNCLYLGRGYNFPVALEGALKLKEISYIHAEGYPAAEMKHGPIALIDEQMPVIVIATKKGHYEKVVSNIQEIKSRKGKIIAVVTEGDTQVRDLADHVVEVPETIESLTPLLTTIPLQLLSYHIAVMRNCNVDQPRNLAKSVTVE